CACGGTGGCCGGGACCATGTAGTGCGGCAGGGTCTCGGCGGCGTACGCGCACAGCCGCTCGGGCAGGCTGCCGCCGCCGGTGCCCGCCTGCGGGGTCGGGTCGAGCACCCCACCGAGCAGGCTGTGCAGCACCTGGTCGTCGTCGGCGAGGGCGAGCAGGTCCCGGACGGCGGGCTCGTCGGCGATCAGGCCGAGCTGGCAGAGCCCGAGGTCGAGCCCGGGGGCGGCCTCGTCGAGCAGTTGGGTCATCTCGCCGGCCTCCAGCAGACAGAAGTGCAGCGCCCGGGTGCCGTAGAGCGGGGCGACCGCCGACATCCGGCCGACCAGGAAGATCTCGAAGGCGCTGCCGTCGTAGGTGGGCTGGTTGGTGCAGAAGTGCGCGGCGCGGTCCAGGTCGGCGTCGAGGCGGACCGGGACCAGCCGGTGCGCCACCGGGTCGTGGTAGTAGCTGCCGCCGGCCAGGCCGTCGACCCGCCCGGGGCGCACGTGCACGTAGGTCTGCACCGGGTAGAGGGCGCCGGCCGAGGCGTACCGGTACTTCGGCAGCACCTCGCCGTCGCGGCTGCGCAGGCTCTCCAGCAGCCGGGCCAGGCCGGTCAGCGGCACCGGCCGGTCGGCGAAGGCACGCCGGCTGGACCGCCGGGCCCAGACCGCGTCGGCCGCCCCGCCGTCCAGGTCGGACGGCAGGTCGACGGGGGTGCCGGTGAGGTCGGTACGCAGGCCGCGCCGGGCGAGGGTGAACTCCACCCGGCGGACCGGGTCGGCCTCCACGTCGCCGAGGACCCGCTTCTCGGCCACCTTCGGATCCAGGTCGGTGCCGGCCGGTGCGGCGTCCGTGCCGTCGGGGACGACGAAGGCGACCAGCCGGCGGCGGTGCCGGTCCGGGCCGGCGGCCAGCACGGCGGCCTCGCGTACCCGGGGGTGCCGGGCGAGGGTGGCCTCGATCTCCCCCGGCTCGATGCGGAACCCGCCGATCTTCACCTGGAAGTCGGTGCGGCCGAGGATCTGCAGGGTGCCGTCGGGCAGCCACCGGCCCAGGTCACCGGAGCGGTAGAGGCGCTCGCCGGTCTCCGGGTGGGTGACGAAGGCGGCGTCGGTCAGCTCCGGGTCGCGCCAGTACCCGTCGGCGAGGCCGGGGCCGCCGATGAACATCTCCCCCGGCACCCCCACCGGGCAGGGCTGCATCCGGTCGTTGAGCACGTGGATCCGGTGGTTGGCCAGCGGCCGGCCGTACGGGATGGACTCCCACTCCGGGTCGACGCGGTCGACGTCGTGGGCGACGCACCAGATGGCGGTCTCGGTGGGGCCGCCGGAGGCGACGAACCGGACGTCCGGGGCGAGCGCCCGGACCTGGTCCGGCAGGGTCACCGGGATCCAGTCGCCGGAGAGCCACATCAGCCGCAGCCGGGCCAGGCCCGGATGCCCGCCGGCCGCGTGCTCCACCAGCATCCGGGCCAGCGCGGGCACCGAGTTCCAGCAGGTCACACCGTGGGTGTCCATCAGCTCCAGCCACCGGCCCGGGTCGCGGGCGGCGGCCGGTTCCGGCAGCACCAGGGTCGCCCCGGCGCCGAGGACGCCGAAGACGTCCCAGACCGACAGGTCGAAGCTCAACGCGGAGAGGCCGAGGGCGACGTCGTCGGGGCCCAGACCGACGCGCTCGCGCACCTGGGCGACGGTGGTGAGGGTGGCCCGGTGCGACAGCATCACCCCCTTCGGCACGCCCGTGGAGCCGGAGGTGAACAGCACGTACGCCAGGTCCTCCGGCCGCTGCGCCGGTGCCAGGTCGGTGACCTCGCCGTCGGGGTCGGCGGTGGCGTCGACGGGCAGCACCCGGACGCCGTCCGGCCAGTCGTCCCGGTCCGGTCCACCGGCGCGGACCAGCACGATCGTCACCTCGGCGCGGCGCAGCTGGTGGTCCTGGCGGGCCGGTGGCAGGTCCGGGTCGACCGGCAGGTACGCGCCACCGGCCAGTTGCACGCCGAGGGCGGCGACGAGCTGGGCGGCGCTCTTGTCGGCGGCGACCGCGACGAGCTGGTTGGGGCGTACCCCGTCGGCGCGCAGGGTCCGGCCCAGCGCGGTGGCCCGCCGCCACAGCTGCCCGTACGTCAGGGTGGCGTCGGCGGCGACCACGGCGGTGCGGTCGGGGTGCGCGGCGGCCTGCCGGCCGATCGCGGTGAAGAGCAGCTCGTCGGGGATCTCGGCGGTGGTCGCGTTGGCGGCGGCGACCAGCTCCCGCTGGGCGGCCGGCAGCGGGTCCGACGCGCCCGGCGCCCACGCGTCGTCACTCGCGGCGAGGCGTTCCAGCAGCGCGGTGTAGGCGGTGAAGAGGTCGTCGAGCATCGCGTCGGGGAAGAGGTCCTCGATCACGTCCCAGTGGTACGACAGGGCGCCGTGGTCCTCGTAGACCTGGTGGTCGAAGAGGACCTGCGGGGTCTGCGAGATCACCGAGACGGTGTCGCCGAGCCAGGCCGCGCCGAGCGCGCCCTGCGCGCCTTCCTGGTCGCGGCCCTGCTCGCGGGCGCTGGCGAAGACGACGGTGGCGAAGGTGCCGGGGCGGACACCGCGCTGGCGGCTCAGCTCCCGCATCACCTCGACGCCGGAGAAGTAGCGGTGTTCCAGGTCCTGCCAGAGCTGCCGCTGGATCCGCTCGGCGAGCCCGCCCAGGCCGTCGCGCGGGGTCACGTCGATCTCCAGGAGGGTGACCGCGGTGAAGTCGCCGATCACGTCGTCGATGCGCGGGTGCAGCGGCATCCGGTTGAACAGCGGCACGTTGACGGTGAACCGGCCGGTCCGGCTCCACCGGCCGAGCACCTCGGCGAACGCGGCGAGCTGCACCACCGACGGGGTGACGCCGCGCCGGGCGGCCCGGGCCCGCAGCCGGGTCCACTTCCCGGCGTCGAGCAGGTGGGAGCGGCGACGCCGGCCGCGCCGGTCCGTCCCGGCGACCAGCGGCAGGTCCGGCCCGGGCGGCAGGTCGGGGACCCGGGCCAGCCAGTAGTCCCGGGACCGGCGGTACGCCTCGGAGTCGGTGACCTGGTCCAGGGCCAGCACGTAGTCCCGGAATGAGACCGGCAGCGGCTCGGGGTGGGCGTCCGGGTCGGCGTAGTGGTCGCCCCACTCCAGGAAGAACAGCCGGACGCTGGCCACGTCGGCGACCAGCAGGTCGAGGCTGACGTGCACCCGGGTGACGCCGCCGGGCAGCCGGCTGGCCCGCACCTCGAACATCGGCCAGTGGTCCATCGGCAGGACCTGGTGGCTCAGCTCGTCGCGGGTCGCGGCGAGCCGGTCATCCCGTTCCGCCGGGTCCAGCTCGGACAGGTCGGCAAGCGCGATCCCGATCGGGGGGACCTCGTCGGCGGGCAGGATGCGTTGGGTGCCGTCGGAGCGGACCACCGCGCGCAGCATCTCCTGCCGGGCGACGAGCCGGTTCAGCGCCCGGGTGAGCCGGTCCAGGTCCAGGTCGGTGGCGTCGACCTCGACGTAGATGTGGATGGAGACCTCGCCGAGGTCGTAGCCGGCGCTGCGGCCGACGAAGTAGGCGTACTGCTGCTCGGTGAGGGGGAACGGCTCGTGCCGGTGCTCCGGGTCGGCGACCACCGGCCGCCAGGCGATGTCCCGGCCGCCGGGGGCGGCGTCGAGCTGCCCGGTGACCAGGCCGGCCAGGGCGGTCACGGTGCCGCGCATGAACTCGGCGATGGGGATGCCGACGCCGAGGTCGCGTTCCAGGTCGCGGCGCAGCTCGATGGCGCGCAGCGACTCCAGGCCCAGGCCGGCCAGCGGCAGGTCGGTGGCGATCCGGTCGGCGCTGGTGCCGAGCAGGGCGGCCAGCCGGCGGCGCAGCTCGGCGACGAGCACCGGGGAGCGCAGCGCCTCGTCGAGGGCGAGCAGCATGTCCCGCATCGGCGCGGCGGCCGGCTGCGGGCCGGCCGGCGCGACGGCGGTCGGGCGGCCCGCCCGGGCCAGCGGACGCAGCTCCCCGGCGAGGTAGCGGTCCCGGCAGGCGCCGCGCTGCACCTTGCCGCTGACGGTCTTGGCGACCCCGTCCGGGCCGACCAGCAGCACCTCGTACGTCTCGACCTCGTGGTCGTCGGTGACGGCGGCGCGCAGCCGGCCGGCCAGGTCGTCGAGGTCGACGCCGGTGGTGTCGGGCACGGACTGGACCACGACGAGCCGTTCCTCGCCGTCGTGGTCGACCGCGAACGCGGCGGCCGGGGCGCCGGCCAGCGCCGGGTGCACCCGCTCGCAGGTCAGCTCGACGTCCTGCGGATAGAGGTTCCGCCCCCGGATGATGATCATTTCCTTGAGCCGGCCGCAGAGCACCAGGTCACCGTCGTGCCGGAAACCCAGGTCACCGGTACGCAGGAACGGGCCGGTCCCGTCCGCGAGGCGGGCGCCGAAGGTCTCCTCGGACAGCTCCGGGCGCTGCCAGTAGCCCTGGCAGACCACCTCGCCGCGGACCCACAGCTCACCGACCCGGTCGTCGGCGACCACCTGCCGGGTCTGCGGGTCGACCACCAGGATCTCGCAGTGCGGCCCGGCCGGGCCGACCCCGACCAGGGTGAGGCTGCGCTCGCCCGCGTCGGCGGGCACCACCCGGCCCCGCTCCAGCTCGGCGGCCTCGACGTGCAGCACCAGCGGCTCCGGGTCGGCGTGCCGGCCGGTGAGGAAGAGCATCGCCTCGGTCATCCCGAAGCCGGGGCCCATCGTCTCCGGCCGGAAGCCGTGCGGGCCGAACGCCTCGGTGAAGCGGGCGATGGTGCTGGCCCGGACCCGCTCGGCGGCGTTGAAGGTAGTGTGCCAGCCGGAGAGGTCCAGGCCGGCCCGCCGCTCGGCCGGGATCTGGCTCAGGCAGCGTTCGAAGGCGAAGTTCGGGGCGCAGCCGAAGACCGGGCCGGGGGTGTCGGAGATGGCCCGCAGCCAGCGCAGCGGGTCGGCGACGAAGTCCTCCGGGGTGAGAAAGACGGCCCGGCCGCCGAGGTACTGGGACAGCAGCAGGTGCCCGGCCACCCCGAGCGCGTGGTACGGGGAGATCCAGCTGACCACGTTCGCCCCGGCGGGCAGCCCGGCCAGCGCGACGGTCTGGTCGATCTGGTGCAGCAGGTTGCGGTGGCTGACCATGACGCCCTTGGGCGCGCCGGTGGAGCCGGAGGTGTACTGCAGCAGCGCCAGGTCGTCGCCGGTCAGCTCGGGCGGGGTCCACCCGTCGGCGGCGGACTCGTCGAGGCCGTCCACGGCGAGCCACGGCACGTCCGGGCCGAGCCGGTCGCGCAGCTCGCCCAGCCGGTCGATCAGCGCGGCGGTGGTCACCACGGCGCTGACCTCGGCGTTGCCGGCGATCTGCACGGCGCGCTCGGTGCGCGGGTCGCCCGCCCCGTCGACCGGGGGCGGGCAGGCCACGGCGACGCCGCCGGCGTACAGCACCCCGGTCAGTCCGACCAGGAAGTCCAGGCCCGGGGCGAGCAGCACCAGCACCCGGGCGGCCGGGGCCAGCCGGGGGGCGAGGGCGGCCGCGAGGGCGGCGGAGCGCCGGTCGTACGCCCCGCGGGTGAGCTCCCGGACGACGCCGCGACCGTCGGAGGTGTCGGTGCCGGCGGGGAAGGACAGTTGCGCGAAGGCGACCGCGTCGGGATCGGTCGCCGCGTTGGCGCGGAGGATGTCGAGCAGGGTGGTCGCCCGGATGCCGCCGTCGATGGCAAGGTCGGTCATGCGCGCTCCTGGCTGGAAGTCGTTCGGTCCGGTGCGGCGCGCCGGGCCGCTCGGGTGACGGCGGGGCGTGGCGCCGGCGGACCGGTGCTGATCTCGCGGAGTTCCCTCACCGTGCCAATGCCGGTGCCGCCGGTCGGCCCTCCAACGGCCCGTCCGCCCGGGCACCCCCCGTCCCGACCGCCCCGCCCACCTCCGCCGGGGTACCCATCCGGGCACCTGCCGGGGCCGGAAGGGCCCCGCGCCGCGCGGGCGTCGGGACGGTCCGCTCAGGACCCGACGGGGGCGGGGTGGGTGAGTTCGGGCGGCTGCTGCATCCGCCGCCACATGCCCTTCTCGGCCACCGCCAGATAGGCGCGGGTCAGCTTCCCCATCGCCCAGCGGGCCACCGCGCCGCGCGGCTCGGCGGCGGTGGCCACCTGCACGGACTGCTGGCGTACCCACTTCACCCGGTCGAGGCGGCGGCGCTCGTAGTCGCGCAGCGCGGCGGCGACCCCGGTCGGGGTCGCGAGGTCACCGGCGGCGAGGGCGTCGGCGAGCACCACCGCGTCCTCGACGGCCTGGCAGGCGCCCTGACCGAGGTCGTTGGGCATCGCGTGGGCGGCGTCGCCGAGCAGGGTGACCCGGCCGTCGCCCCACGTCTCGTGCCACTCGTGGTACCAGATGTCGGTGCGGATGAGCGCGTCCGGGTCGGTCCGGGCCACCCGGTCGCGCAGCACCGCCGGCAGCACCCGGGCCAGGCGTACGGCGTGCGCGTGCTCCCGGCCGGGCTGCTCCCGCTCACCGGCCGGGGCCTTCCAGGACAGTGTCCACGCCGCCCGGTCCCCGCCGATCGGATAGACCCCGCCGCCGACCCGGGTGGCCTCGTCGTGGAAGAGCAGCGGCACCTCGGGCACGAGACCGTCGGTGCCGGCGCACACCCCCCGGTAGGTGGTGCGGCCGAGGTAGGTCCCCGGCACGTCGCCGCGCAGCTGACGCAGCACGGTGGAGCGCACGCCGTCCGCGCCGATCAGGGCCGACCCGGTGACCGTGCCGTCGTTGAGGCGCACCTCGACGCCGTCGCCGGTCTGCCGGTAGCCGGTGACCCGGCGGCCGTGGTGCACCGGCACGCCCCGCTGCGCGCAGGCGGACAGCAGGATCGCCGCCAGGTCCATCCGGCCGATGGACAGCGACGGCAGCGCATCGGGCCAGATGTACGGGTGGGTGCGCATGGTGAACCGGATCCGGCCCCGTGAGTCGAAGTTGCGGATCTCCACCACCCGTTCGGCGGCGGCCAGCAGCCGGTCACCGAGACCGAGCCGGCCCAGCGGGGTGGCGGCGTTGCTCCACAGGGTCAGGCCGCTGCCGGGGGCGTCGCGGATCTCGTCGGCGGTGCGGCGCTCGTACACCTCGACGGGGAGGCCGTGGCGGGCCAGGGCGAGGGCCGCGGTGAGGCCGCCCACCCCCGCCCCGGCGACGACGATCGGGTCATGCGGAACCATCGGTGCTCCCTCCGTCGGTGTGCTGCGGGCCGTCGCCGGGGGGCGGCGGCAGGACGCCGTCGGCGACCAGCGTGTCGAGGTAGTGGCCCAGCAGGGCGGTGTCCACCCGCGGTGGCGGCAGCTGCGCGCCGATCAGCTCCCGGGTGTTCCGGTCGTCGAAGGTCGGTTCGCCGGGGCCGGTGACCCGCCCCTCGGCCAGCGGGGCGTACATCGCCAGGACCGGGCCGAGCTGGTCGTCGCCGGCCCGGGCGGCGGCGGTGACGGCGTCGTACCACTGCGCCAGCGGGACCCGGCGCACCGGCCAGCCCCGCTCGGCGAGCGCGTCGGCGAGACGCACCAGCGGCACCTTGGCGTCCAGGGCGAAGTGGAAGGTCCGGCCCAGGGCGTCCCGGCGCCGGGCCAGGCCGGTGACGACGGCGGCGATGTGGTCCACCGGCACCAGATCGGTGGCGAGCCCGGTGTCCGGCACCAGTCCGGTCGCCACGCAGGCCCGGATCACCTGGCAGACCAGGTCGTCGCCGCGCCACGTGCCGGTACGGGTGTCCCCGGCGATGCGGCCGGGCCGGTACACGGCGACCGGGACGCCCCGGGCCCGCGCCAGTGTCACCACCTGCTCGGCGACCCACTTGCTGTGGTTGTAGCCGGTGTCGGTGGCCGGCGGCGGGTCATCGGGCAGGGTGTCCTCGCGCAGCACCACGCCGGACGCGTCGACCGGACCGGCGCCGGCGGTGCGGGCCAGCCCGCCGAAGACCGACATGGTGGAGACGTAGTGCACCGGGACCGGGCGGTCCAGGGTGGCCAGCCGGAGGATCTCCACCGTGCCGGCGACGTTCCCGGCGCGCAGCGCCGCGTACGGGCGCAGGAAGTGCACCACCGCGCCGCAGTGGTAGATCTCGTCGACCTCCCGGGCCAGCGCGGCGAAGCGTTCCGGGGTGAGGCCGAGCCGGGGCGCGGCGAGGTCACCGGGGATCGCCCGGAACCGGTCGGCCCACTCGTCGCGCCAGCACCGGTACCGGCGCAGCTGCGCGGTCAGCCGGTGCTGGGCGTCCGCCTCGTCCCGCCCCCGCACCAGGCAGAGCACCGTCGCGCCGGCCTCGGCGAGCTGCCGCGCGAGATACGCTCCGAGGAACCCGGTGGCGCCGGTGAGCAGCACCGTGCCGGGCCGGTCGGTCCAGCGGACCTCACCGACGGGCCGGACGTCCTCGGGGAGCACCACGTCGGCGCGCAGCGCGGCGGCGTGCTCGGCCTCGGCGGCGGCCACGTCGATGCTGCCCTGCTCGTCCAGCAGGTCGGCGAGGGACCCGATCCGGGAGCGTTCGAAGAGCACCCGCACCGGCAGGTCCACCCCCCACAGCCGGCGGATGGTGGCGTGCAGGCGGGCGGCGAGCAGGGAGTGCCCGCCGAGGGCGAAGAAGTCGTCGTCCAGCCCGACCCGGTCCACCCCGAGCGCCTCGGCGACCAGCCGGGTCAGCCGGTGCTCGGTGGGAGTGGTCGGCGGGACGTACCCGCTGTCGTCGGTCGAGCCGGCGGGGTCGGGCAGCGCCCTGCGGTCGACCTTGCCGTTCGGGTTCAGCGGCAGGGCGGGCAGCGCGACCACGGCGGCCGGCACCATGTACTGCGGCAGCCGGGCGGCGACCGCGTCCCGGGCGGCCCGGGTCACCTCGTCGTCGGCACCCGCGTCGGCGGGGACGACGTAGCCGACGAGACGCTTGTCGCCGGGGCGGTCCTCGCGGACCACGGCCACCGCGTCGGCGACCCCGGGCGCGGCGCGCAGGGCGGCGGCGATCTCCCCCAGCTCGATCCGGAAGCCGCGCAGCTTGACCTGGTCGTCGGTGCGGCCGAGGAACTCCAGGTTGCCGTCGGGCAGATAGCGGACCAGGTCGCCGGTGCGGTAGAGCCGCTCGCCGGTGACCGGGTGCCGCACGAACGCCGCCTCGGTCAGCTCGGGCCGGTGCAGGTAGCCACGGGCCAGCCCGGGACCGCCGAGGTACAGCTCCCCCGGTGCCCCGATCGGGCGGGGACGCAGCCGCTCGTCGAGCACCCGGACCACGGTGTTGGCGACCGGCCGACCGATCGGAGGGTGCCCACCGCCGACGATCTCGTCGGTGACGGTGGCGTAGACGGTGGCCTCGGTGGGGCCGTACCCGATCAGGAAGCGTTTCTTGCCGCCCCACCGCTCGGCGACCTCGGCCGGGCAGTCCTCGCCGCCGGAGCCGAGCACCTCCAGGGTCGGTACGTGTTCCGGCGCGAGGTGGGCCAGCAGGGACGGCGGCATGAAGGTGAAGGTGACCCGCTGCCGGTTGATCAAGCCGACGATCTCCACGCCGCCGGCCAGGTCCGCCGGGGTGGGCACCACCAGCGGCACGCCGCCGAGCAGCGAGAGCACCATCTCGAAGACGGAGACGTCGAAGCTGAACGGGGCGAACTGGAGCACCCGGCTGCCGGGGTGCAGGCCGGCGAGGTCGCGGGTGAGCCAGAGGTTCGTCACCGACCGGTGGGTGACCGCGACACCCTTCGGGGTGCCGGTGGAGCCGGAGGTGTAGATGACGTACGCCAGGTCGTCGGGGCCGCTGCGCGCCGGCAGGTCGTCGCCCGGCAGGTCGGCCAGGTCCGCGGCGTCGATCGGGACGACCGTGGCGTCGGTGCCCGTCACCCGGTCGGCGAGCGCCGTCGGGGTGAGCAGCAGCCGGGCCCCCGAGTCGGCGAGCATGAAGGCCACCCGGTCGGCGGGCAGGCCCGGGTCGATCGGCAGGTACGCGCCGCCGGCCTTGAGCACGGCGAGGACCGCGACGACCATCTCCACGGATCGTTCGGCGAGCACCCCGACCAGGTGGTCGGCGCCGACCCCGGCGGCGACGAGCCGGTGGGCCAGCCGGTTGGCCCGGGTGTTCAGCTCGGCGTAGCTGACGGTGTCGTCGCCGAAGAGCACGGCGGGGCGGTCCGGGCCCTCGGCGACCTGGCGGGCGAACAGCTCCGGCCAGGTGGTGTCGGGCAGCTCCCGGGCGGGGCCGTGCGCCCACTCCTCCAGTCGGGCGGCCTCCCGCGCGGGCAGCTCCGGCAGCGCGGCGACCGGGCGGTCCGGGTCGTCGGCGAACTCGGTGAGCAGCATGGCCAGGTGGTCCAGCATCCGGTCCACGGTGGCCGGGGTGAACAGGTCGGCGTCGTACTCGGCCAGCAGTCGCCAGCGGCCGTCGTCGGCGGGGACCACCGTGACGGTGAGGTCGGTCTTGGCGGTGCCCGGGTCGAACGGCAGCGGCTCGGCGCGGATCCCGGCGAACTCCCGGTCCCCGGCGTCGACCCGTTCGACCAGGGCGAACCCGGCCTGGGCGACGGGGGTGCGGGACAGGTCCCGGGTCAGTCCCAGCCGCTCGACCAGCACGTCGAACGGCACGTCGGCGCGGGCGTACGCGCCGAGGCAGGTCTCGCGGACCCGGCCGATCAGTTCCCCGATCGCGGGGTCGCCGGTCAGGTCGGCGCGGAGCACGAGCGTGTTGGCGAGGAACCCGACGAGCCCGTCGAGTTCCGGCCGGTCCCGCCCGGCCACCGGGACGGCGATCCCGAAGTCGGTCTGGCCGGCGTAGCGGGCGAGCATGAGCTGGTAGCCGGCGAGCGCCACCATGAACGGCGTGGCGTCGTGCCGCCGCCCCACCTCGGTCAGCCGCTGCACCACACCGGCCGGCAGCTCGGCCGCCCGCTGCCCGCCCCGGTGGCCGCGGACGGCCGGGCGGGTCCGGTCGGTGGGCAGTTCCAGCACGGGCAGCCCGGCCAGCCGTCCGGTCCACCAGTCCAGGTCCTCGTCGTGGTCGCCCCGGTCCAGCCGGTCGTGCTGCCAGGCCGCCACGTCGGCGTAGCGCAGCGGCAGCGGCGGCAGCTCCGGTGCGGCGCCCGCGACCCGGGCCCGGTACGCGGTGACCAGGTCCCGGACGACGACCTGGGTGGACGCCTGGTCGCCGACGGCGTGGTGCACGGCGAGCAGCAGGTGGTGTTCGTCGTCGCCGACCCGGGCCAGGGTGATCCGCACCAGCGGCGCCGCGGCGAGGTCGAAGCCGGCGGTGAGCCGGTCCCGGGTCAGTGCGGCCAGGGCCGCCGGGTCGGGGACGTCGACCCGCTCCACCGGCACGGTCAGGTCGGGGTGGATCCGTTGCACGGGTTCGCCGTCGACCACCTCGAAGCTGGTGCGCAGCGCCTCGTGCCGGGCCACTACGTCGGCGAACGCCGTCTCGAGGGCCGCCGGGTCCAGCGGCCCGGTCAGCCGGACCGCGCTGCCGATGACGTACGCGGCGGCGCTGGCCGGGTCGAGCTGGTGCAGCAGCCAGAGCCGGCGCTGCGCCGGGGCGGCCGGCAGCGGCCCGGTGCGGGGCGCGGCCGGGATCGGTGCCCCGGCGGGGGTGTCGTGCCGGCCGCGCAGCCGGTCGGCGAGACCGGCGACGGTGGGGTGGTCGAAGAGGTCCCGGACGCCGGTGTCGACGCCGAGCGCGGCCCGGGTGCGGCTCATCGCCCGGGTGGCCAGCAGGGAGTGGCCGCCGAGGTCGAAGAAGTTGTCGTGCACCCCGACGGTGTCGACGTCGAGGACCTGCCGCCAGATGTCGGCCAGGG
This genomic interval from Micromonospora sp. CCTCC AA 2012012 contains the following:
- a CDS encoding amino acid adenylation domain-containing protein; protein product: MTDLAIDGGIRATTLLDILRANAATDPDAVAFAQLSFPAGTDTSDGRGVVRELTRGAYDRRSAALAAALAPRLAPAARVLVLLAPGLDFLVGLTGVLYAGGVAVACPPPVDGAGDPRTERAVQIAGNAEVSAVVTTAALIDRLGELRDRLGPDVPWLAVDGLDESAADGWTPPELTGDDLALLQYTSGSTGAPKGVMVSHRNLLHQIDQTVALAGLPAGANVVSWISPYHALGVAGHLLLSQYLGGRAVFLTPEDFVADPLRWLRAISDTPGPVFGCAPNFAFERCLSQIPAERRAGLDLSGWHTTFNAAERVRASTIARFTEAFGPHGFRPETMGPGFGMTEAMLFLTGRHADPEPLVLHVEAAELERGRVVPADAGERSLTLVGVGPAGPHCEILVVDPQTRQVVADDRVGELWVRGEVVCQGYWQRPELSEETFGARLADGTGPFLRTGDLGFRHDGDLVLCGRLKEMIIIRGRNLYPQDVELTCERVHPALAGAPAAAFAVDHDGEERLVVVQSVPDTTGVDLDDLAGRLRAAVTDDHEVETYEVLLVGPDGVAKTVSGKVQRGACRDRYLAGELRPLARAGRPTAVAPAGPQPAAAPMRDMLLALDEALRSPVLVAELRRRLAALLGTSADRIATDLPLAGLGLESLRAIELRRDLERDLGVGIPIAEFMRGTVTALAGLVTGQLDAAPGGRDIAWRPVVADPEHRHEPFPLTEQQYAYFVGRSAGYDLGEVSIHIYVEVDATDLDLDRLTRALNRLVARQEMLRAVVRSDGTQRILPADEVPPIGIALADLSELDPAERDDRLAATRDELSHQVLPMDHWPMFEVRASRLPGGVTRVHVSLDLLVADVASVRLFFLEWGDHYADPDAHPEPLPVSFRDYVLALDQVTDSEAYRRSRDYWLARVPDLPPGPDLPLVAGTDRRGRRRRSHLLDAGKWTRLRARAARRGVTPSVVQLAAFAEVLGRWSRTGRFTVNVPLFNRMPLHPRIDDVIGDFTAVTLLEIDVTPRDGLGGLAERIQRQLWQDLEHRYFSGVEVMRELSRQRGVRPGTFATVVFASAREQGRDQEGAQGALGAAWLGDTVSVISQTPQVLFDHQVYEDHGALSYHWDVIEDLFPDAMLDDLFTAYTALLERLAASDDAWAPGASDPLPAAQRELVAAANATTAEIPDELLFTAIGRQAAAHPDRTAVVAADATLTYGQLWRRATALGRTLRADGVRPNQLVAVAADKSAAQLVAALGVQLAGGAYLPVDPDLPPARQDHQLRRAEVTIVLVRAGGPDRDDWPDGVRVLPVDATADPDGEVTDLAPAQRPEDLAYVLFTSGSTGVPKGVMLSHRATLTTVAQVRERVGLGPDDVALGLSALSFDLSVWDVFGVLGAGATLVLPEPAAARDPGRWLELMDTHGVTCWNSVPALARMLVEHAAGGHPGLARLRLMWLSGDWIPVTLPDQVRALAPDVRFVASGGPTETAIWCVAHDVDRVDPEWESIPYGRPLANHRIHVLNDRMQPCPVGVPGEMFIGGPGLADGYWRDPELTDAAFVTHPETGERLYRSGDLGRWLPDGTLQILGRTDFQVKIGGFRIEPGEIEATLARHPRVREAAVLAAGPDRHRRRLVAFVVPDGTDAAPAGTDLDPKVAEKRVLGDVEADPVRRVEFTLARRGLRTDLTGTPVDLPSDLDGGAADAVWARRSSRRAFADRPVPLTGLARLLESLRSRDGEVLPKYRYASAGALYPVQTYVHVRPGRVDGLAGGSYYHDPVAHRLVPVRLDADLDRAAHFCTNQPTYDGSAFEIFLVGRMSAVAPLYGTRALHFCLLEAGEMTQLLDEAAPGLDLGLCQLGLIADEPAVRDLLALADDDQVLHSLLGGVLDPTPQAGTGGGSLPERLCAYAAETLPHYMVPATVVTVDRLPLTARGKVDRSALERLADSAAETGRTGGAAYAAPTSQVERTATEVFRRVLGVDRIGVDDRFFDLGADSVTIVKVYRELCAALGRTFPLMHMFEHPTIRRLAAGLDGGGGSDGDAVDAAFSRAAARRGRRAGRPAEVSR
- a CDS encoding FAD-dependent oxidoreductase translates to MVPHDPIVVAGAGVGGLTAALALARHGLPVEVYERRTADEIRDAPGSGLTLWSNAATPLGRLGLGDRLLAAAERVVEIRNFDSRGRIRFTMRTHPYIWPDALPSLSIGRMDLAAILLSACAQRGVPVHHGRRVTGYRQTGDGVEVRLNDGTVTGSALIGADGVRSTVLRQLRGDVPGTYLGRTTYRGVCAGTDGLVPEVPLLFHDEATRVGGGVYPIGGDRAAWTLSWKAPAGEREQPGREHAHAVRLARVLPAVLRDRVARTDPDALIRTDIWYHEWHETWGDGRVTLLGDAAHAMPNDLGQGACQAVEDAVVLADALAAGDLATPTGVAAALRDYERRRLDRVKWVRQQSVQVATAAEPRGAVARWAMGKLTRAYLAVAEKGMWRRMQQPPELTHPAPVGS